The proteins below are encoded in one region of Chloroflexota bacterium:
- a CDS encoding response regulator transcription factor: MQALLFSPHADEAAVLTTLLQQAGFVVRATRHLKQALETWPNQPSDLMMLVFPREQVDILKHIRQMRGYTAAPIVVLADMLSDDQRVDVLEEGADLVFTKPYSLRFLLAQIRALLRRNTGMPFFSLPTLSQGNLTLDPANRSAIVGEAKPVHLTQLEFRLLYLLMTHARQIVPAETIVEHVWGYSGEGNRELVRGLVQRLRSKIEPDPRTPKFIRTEAGIGYYFSRYDE, from the coding sequence ATGCAAGCATTGCTTTTTTCCCCTCATGCCGATGAAGCCGCCGTGCTGACCACCTTGCTCCAGCAGGCTGGTTTTGTCGTGCGCGCCACGCGGCATCTCAAACAAGCCCTTGAGACCTGGCCCAACCAGCCCAGCGACCTGATGATGCTGGTCTTTCCGCGCGAGCAGGTTGATATTCTCAAACACATTCGCCAAATGCGCGGCTATACGGCTGCTCCGATTGTGGTGCTGGCCGATATGCTCTCCGACGATCAGCGCGTGGATGTGCTCGAAGAGGGCGCCGATCTGGTGTTTACCAAACCCTACAGCCTGCGCTTTCTGTTGGCTCAAATCCGCGCCCTGCTGCGCCGCAACACCGGTATGCCATTCTTCAGCCTGCCCACCCTCTCCCAGGGTAATCTGACCCTCGACCCTGCCAACCGCTCGGCAATTGTTGGCGAGGCAAAACCGGTGCATCTCACCCAACTTGAATTTCGCCTGCTATACTTGTTAATGACTCACGCTAGGCAGATTGTGCCCGCGGAGACGATTGTTGAACACGTATGGGGCTACAGCGGGGAAGGCAACCGGGAGCTGGTGCGCGGTTTGGTGCAACGTCTGCGCTCGAAGATTGAACCCGACCCGCGCACCCCAAAGTTCATCCGCACCGAGGCAGGCATTGGCTACTACTTCAGCCGCTACGATGAATAG
- the miaB gene encoding tRNA (N6-isopentenyl adenosine(37)-C2)-methylthiotransferase MiaB, giving the protein MKYHIWTAGCQMNVADSRRVAAALEGLGYTPVPRAEDANVIVLNTCVVRQSAEDKAYGRLNSLKPVKKQRPDTVINLMGCLVGVKGHEKLQKTFPMVDVFSPPSDPGPLIAHLTQDESKAHEDAATSRRFAFMDGELSLPMEERGNLVSAFVPIVLGCSHACTYCIIPYKRGIERSRPVGDIVAEVRSMVSQGVKEITLLGQIVDRYGADIPDGPNLSALLRLVHDVEGLERIRFLTSHPNWMTTELLDTVAELPKVMPHIEVPIQAADDEVLANMRRAYTADDYRHLIAEIRARIPNVSIATDIIVGFPGETDAQFQRTYDLLAELKMDVAHLARYSTRPGTVADRRMIDDVSDEAKWERFRALEELQAGIATEINARYQGETVTVLFEEKVRGRWRGRTPTNKLVFIETDDDLTGKLIPVTITWTGPWSMQGSLMPEPNYIQLQTI; this is encoded by the coding sequence ATGAAATATCATATTTGGACTGCTGGATGTCAAATGAATGTCGCCGATTCGCGCCGCGTGGCGGCTGCCCTTGAGGGGCTGGGCTACACCCCCGTGCCGCGCGCCGAAGATGCAAACGTGATTGTATTGAATACCTGTGTCGTGCGCCAAAGCGCCGAAGATAAAGCCTACGGACGCCTGAATTCACTCAAACCGGTCAAGAAGCAACGCCCCGATACTGTGATTAACCTGATGGGCTGTCTGGTGGGCGTGAAGGGGCATGAAAAACTTCAAAAAACCTTCCCGATGGTGGATGTCTTCTCGCCGCCCTCCGACCCTGGCCCGCTGATCGCGCATCTAACCCAAGATGAGAGCAAAGCCCACGAAGATGCGGCTACCTCACGCCGCTTCGCCTTCATGGATGGCGAGTTATCCCTGCCCATGGAAGAGCGCGGCAACCTCGTCTCGGCCTTTGTGCCGATTGTTTTGGGCTGTTCGCACGCCTGCACTTACTGCATTATTCCTTATAAGCGCGGGATTGAGCGCAGCCGTCCAGTGGGTGATATTGTCGCCGAAGTGCGTTCCATGGTCTCTCAGGGCGTGAAAGAAATTACCCTGCTGGGCCAGATCGTTGACCGCTATGGGGCCGATATTCCTGATGGGCCGAATCTCTCGGCTTTACTGCGTCTGGTACATGATGTCGAGGGGCTGGAGCGCATCCGCTTCCTGACTTCACACCCCAACTGGATGACGACCGAACTGCTCGATACGGTGGCCGAACTGCCCAAAGTAATGCCCCATATCGAAGTGCCTATTCAGGCCGCCGACGATGAAGTGCTCGCAAATATGCGCCGCGCCTACACCGCCGACGATTACCGCCACCTGATCGCCGAGATTCGGGCGCGCATTCCCAATGTCAGCATCGCCACCGATATTATCGTCGGCTTCCCCGGCGAGACCGACGCACAGTTTCAGCGAACGTATGATCTACTCGCTGAACTCAAAATGGATGTTGCCCATTTGGCGCGTTACTCCACGCGCCCTGGCACCGTGGCCGATCGGCGCATGATCGATGATGTCAGCGACGAAGCGAAATGGGAACGCTTCCGCGCCCTCGAAGAACTGCAAGCAGGCATCGCCACCGAGATCAACGCCCGCTATCAGGGCGAAACGGTGACAGTGCTCTTCGAAGAGAAAGTACGCGGTCGCTGGCGGGGACGTACCCCCACCAACAAACTCGTCTTCATCGAAACCGATGACGATCTGACAGGAAAACTCATCCCCGTAACAATCACCTGGACAGGCCCCTGGTCGATGCAAGGGTCCCTAATGCCAGAACCCAATTACATACAACTTCAAACGATTTAG